In Bos indicus x Bos taurus breed Angus x Brahman F1 hybrid chromosome 21, Bos_hybrid_MaternalHap_v2.0, whole genome shotgun sequence, one DNA window encodes the following:
- the JAG2 gene encoding protein jagged-2 isoform X2, producing the protein MGYFELQLSALRNANGELLSGACCDGGGRTTRAGGCGHDECDTYVRVCLKEYQAKVTPTGPCSYGHGATPVLGGNSFYLPPAGAAGDRARARARAGGDQDPGLVVIPFQFAWPRSFTLIVEAWDWDNDTTPDEELLIDRVSHAGMINPEDRWKSLHFSGHVAHLELKIRVRCDENYYSPTCNKFCRPRNDFFGHYTCDQYGNKACMDGWMGKECKEAVCKQGCNLLHGGCSVPGECRCSYGWQGRFCDECVPYPGCVHGSCVEPWQCTCETNWGGLLCNKDLNYCGSHHPCANGGTCINAEPDQYRCACPDGYSGKNCERAEHACASNPCANGGSCHEVPSGFECHCPSGWSGPTCALDIDECASNPCAAGGTCVDQVDGFECVCPEQWVGATCQLDVDDCRGQCQHGGTCKDLVNGYQCVCPRGFGGRHCEHQLDECASSPCHGGLCEDLVDGFRCHCPQGFSGPLCEVDIDLCEPSPCQNGAQCYNLEGDYYCACPDDMGGKNCSEPRAPCPGGACRVVDGCGFEAGTRVAGMGPSGVCGPHGHCISQPGGNFSCVCDSGFTGTYCHENIDDCLGQPCRNGGTCIDEVDAFRCFCPSGWEGELCDTNPNDCLPDPCHSRGRCFDLVNDFYCMCDDGWKGKTCHSREFQCDAYTCSNGGTCYDSGDTFRCACPPGWKGSTCTVAKNSSCLPNPCVNGGTCVGSGDSFSCICRDGWEGRTCTHNTNDCNPLPCYNGGVCVDGVNWFRCECAPGFAGPDCRINIDECQSSPCAYGATCVDEINGYRCSCPPGRSGLRCQEVIVFGRSCWSQGVPFPHGSSWVEDCNSCRCLDGHRDCSKVWCGQKPCLLAGRPDALSAQCPPGQQCLEKAPGQCLQPPCAAWGACSAEEPALPSTPCQPRSGHLDNNCARLTLRFNRDQVPQGTTVGTVCSGIRALPATRAAARDRLLVLLCDRPPSEASAVEVALSFSPARDVPDSTLIQSAAHAIVAAITQRGNSSLLLAVTEVKVETVVVGRSSTGLLVTVLCGVFSVLCLACVVVCVWWMRKRRKERERSRLPREEGPNNQWAPLNPIRNPIERPGGPGGPKDALFPCKNFTPPPRRVGEALPGPAGAGEDEEDEEPGRGEDESPEAEKFLAHKFTKDPGRSPGRPARWASGPKVDNRTLGGVSAARRAGRE; encoded by the exons ATGGGCTATTTCGAGCTGCAGCTGAGCGCGCTGCGGAACGCCAACGGGGAGCTGCTGAGCGGCGCCTGCTGCGACGGCGGCGGCCGGACGACGCGCGCGGGGGGCTGCGGCCACGACGAGTGCGACACGTACGTGCGCGTGTGCCTCAAGGAGTACCAGGCCAAGGTGACGCCCACGGGGCCCTGCAGCTACGGCCACGGCGCCACGCCCGTGCTGGGCGGCAACTCCTTCTACCTGCCGCCGGCGGGCGCGGCTGGGGACCGGGCGCGAGCGCGGGCCCGGGCCGGCGGCGACCAGGACCCCGGGCTCGTCGTCATCCCGTTCCAGTTCGCCTGGCCG CGCTCCTTCACCCTCATCGTGGAGGCCTGGGATTGGGACAACGATACCACCCCGGATG AGGAGCTGCTGATCGACCGGGTGTCACACGCGGGCATGATCAACCCCGAGGACCGCTGGAAGAGCCTGCACTTCAGCGGCCACGTGGCCCACCTGGAGCTGAAGATCCGCGTGCGCTGTGACGAGAACTACTACAGCCCCACCTGCAACAAGTTCTGCCGGCCCCGCAACGACTTCTTCGGTCACTACACCTGTGACCAGTATGGCAACAAGGCGTGCATGGACGGCTGGATGGGCAAGGAGTGCAAGGAGG CCGTGTGTAAACAGGGATGCAACCTGCTCCACGGGGGGTGCTCCGTGCCCGGGGAGTGCAG GTGTAGCTACGGCTGGCAGGGCAGGTTCTGTGACGAGTGCGTCCCGTACCCCGGCTGCGTGCACGGCAGCTGCGTGGAGCCCTGGCAGTGCACCTGTGAGACCAACTGGGGCGGCCTGCTGTGCAACAAAG ACCTGAACTACTGTGGCAGCCACCACCCCTGCGCCAACGGGGGCACGTGCATCAACGCGGAGCCTGACCAGTACCGCTGCGCCTGCCCTGACGGCTACTCGGGCAAGAACTGTGAGCGGG CCGAGCATGCCTGCGCCTCCAACCCGTGTGCCAACGGGGGCTCCTGCCACGAGGTGCCCTCGGGCTTCGAGTGCCACTGCCCGTCGGGCTGGAGCGGGCCCACCTGTGCGCTGG ACATTGACGAGTGTGCCTCCAACCCGTGTGCGGCGGGGGGCACGTGCGTGGACCAGGTGGACGGCTTTGAGTGCGTGTGTCCGGAGCAGTGGGTGGGGGCCACCTGCCAGCTGG ACGTCGACGACTGTCGGGGCCAGTGTCAGCACGGCGGCACTTGCAAG GACCTGGTGAATGGCTACCAGTGCGTGTGTCCACGGGGCTTCGGGGGCCGGCACTGCGAGCACCAGCTGGATGAGTGTGCCAGCAGCCCCTGCCACGGGGGCCTCTGTGAGGACCTGGTCGATGGTTTCCGCTGTCACTGCCCCCAGGGCTTCTCAGGGCCGCTCTGCGAG GTGGACATCGACTTATGCGAGCCAAGCCCCTGCCAGAACGGGGCCCAGTGCTACAACCTGGAGGGGGACTACTACTGCGCCTGCCCGGATGACATGGGCGGCAAGAATTGCTCTGAGCCTCGGGCGCCCTGTCCTGGCGGGGCCTGCAGGG TGGTCGATGGCTGCGGGTTTGAGGCAGGGACCAGGGTGGCTGGCATGGGCCCCTCTGGCGTGTGCGGCCCCCACGGACACTGCATCAGCCAGCCCGGGGGCAACTTCTCTTGTGTCTGCGACAGCGGCTTCACGGGCACCTACTGCCACGAGA ACATCGACGACTGCCTGGGCCAGCCGTGCCGCAACGGGGGCACCTGCATCGACGAGGTGGACGCCTTCCGCTGCTTCTGCCCCAGTGGCTGGGAGGGCGAGCTCTGTGACACCA ATCCCAACGACTGCCTCCCCGATCCCTGCCACAGCCGCGGTCGCTGCTTCGACCTGGTCAACGACTTCTACTGCATGTGCGACGATGGCTGGAAGGGCAAGACCTGCCACTCGC GTGAGTTCCAGTGTGACGCCTACACCTGCAGCAACGGCGGCACGTGCTACGACAGCGGGGACACCTTCCGCTGTGCCTGCCCCCCGGGCTGGAAGGGCAGCACCTGCACTGTCG CCAAGAACAGCAGCTGCTTGCCCAACCCCTGTGTGAATGGGGGTACCTGCGTGGGCAGTGGGGACTCCTTCTCCTGCATCTGCCGGGACGGCTGGGAGGGCCGCACCTGCACCCATA ATACCAACGATTGCAACCCCCTGCCCTg CTACAACGGTGGTGTCTGCGTGGATGGCGTCAACTGGTTCCGCTGCGAGTGTGCGCCTGGCTTTGCGGGTCCCGACTGCCGCATCA ACATTGACGAGTGCCAGTCCTCACCCTGTGCCTACGGGGCCACGTGTGTGGATGAAATCAATGGCTACCGCTGCAGCTGCCCACCTGGCCGATCCGGCCTGCGGTGCCAGGAGG TGATCGTGTTCGGGAGGTCCTGCTGGTCGCAGGGCGTGCCCTTCCCTCACGGGAGCTCGTGGGTGGAGGACTGCAACAGCTGCCGCTGCCTGGACGGCCACCGAGACTGCAGCAAG GTGTGGTGCGGCCAGAAGCCCTGCCTGCTGGCTGGCCGGCCGGATGCCCTGAGCGCCCAGTGCCCGCCGGGGCAGCAGTGCCTGGAGAAGGCCCCAGGCCAGTGTCTGCAGCCACCCTGCGCGGCCTGGGGGGCATGTAGTGCGGAGGAGCCCGCGCTGCCCAGCACCCCATGCCAGCCGCGCTCCGGCCACCTGGACAACAACTGTGCCCGCCTCACCCTGCGTTTCAACCGTGATCAGGTGCCTCAG GGCACCACCGTGGGCACCGTCTGCTCTGGCATCCGTGCTCTGCCAGCCACAAGGGCCGCGGCCCGGGACCGCCTGCTTGTCCTGCTCTGCGACCGGCCGCCCTCGGAGGCCAGCGCGGTGGAGGTGGCCTTG TCCTTCAGCCCGGCCCGAGACGTGCCGGACAGCACCCTGATCCAGAGTGCGGCACACGCCATCGTGGCCGCCATCACGCAGCGGGGGAACAGCTCGCTGCTGCTGGCCGTCACGGAGGTGAAGGTGGAGACGGTCGTTGTGGGCAGGTCCTCCACAG GTCTGCTGGTGACGGTGCTGTGCGGCGTGTTCAGCGTGCTGTGTCTGGCGTGCGTGGTCGTCTGCGTGTGGTGGATGCGTAAGCGCAGGAAAGAGCGGGAGAGGAGCCGGCTGCCGCGGGAGGAGGGCCCCAACAACCAGTGGGCCCCGCTCAACCCCATCCGCAACCCCATCGAGCGGCCGGGTGGCCCCGGCGGCCCCAAGGACGCTCTGTTCCCCTGCAAGAACTTCACGCCACCCCCGCGCAGGGTGGGTGAGGCGCTGCCCGGGCCGGCGGGGGCCGGCGAGGACGAGGAAGATGAGGAGCCGGGCCGTGGGGAGGACGAGTCCCCCGAGGCCGAGAAGTTCCTCGCGCACAAGTTCACCAAAGACCCCGGCCGTTCGCCCGGGCGGCCGGCCCGCTGGGCCTCAGGCCCCAAGGTGGACAACCGCACGCTTGGGGGCGTGAGTGCTGCCCGCCGCGCCGGCCGGGAGTAG
- the JAG2 gene encoding protein jagged-2 isoform X1: MGYFELQLSALRNANGELLSGACCDGGGRTTRAGGCGHDECDTYVRVCLKEYQAKVTPTGPCSYGHGATPVLGGNSFYLPPAGAAGDRARARARAGGDQDPGLVVIPFQFAWPRSFTLIVEAWDWDNDTTPDEELLIDRVSHAGMINPEDRWKSLHFSGHVAHLELKIRVRCDENYYSPTCNKFCRPRNDFFGHYTCDQYGNKACMDGWMGKECKEAVCKQGCNLLHGGCSVPGECRCSYGWQGRFCDECVPYPGCVHGSCVEPWQCTCETNWGGLLCNKDLNYCGSHHPCANGGTCINAEPDQYRCACPDGYSGKNCERAEHACASNPCANGGSCHEVPSGFECHCPSGWSGPTCALDIDECASNPCAAGGTCVDQVDGFECVCPEQWVGATCQLDANECEGKPCLNAFSCKNLIGGYYCDCLPGWKGANCHINVDDCRGQCQHGGTCKDLVNGYQCVCPRGFGGRHCEHQLDECASSPCHGGLCEDLVDGFRCHCPQGFSGPLCEVDIDLCEPSPCQNGAQCYNLEGDYYCACPDDMGGKNCSEPRAPCPGGACRVVDGCGFEAGTRVAGMGPSGVCGPHGHCISQPGGNFSCVCDSGFTGTYCHENIDDCLGQPCRNGGTCIDEVDAFRCFCPSGWEGELCDTNPNDCLPDPCHSRGRCFDLVNDFYCMCDDGWKGKTCHSREFQCDAYTCSNGGTCYDSGDTFRCACPPGWKGSTCTVAKNSSCLPNPCVNGGTCVGSGDSFSCICRDGWEGRTCTHNTNDCNPLPCYNGGVCVDGVNWFRCECAPGFAGPDCRINIDECQSSPCAYGATCVDEINGYRCSCPPGRSGLRCQEVIVFGRSCWSQGVPFPHGSSWVEDCNSCRCLDGHRDCSKVWCGQKPCLLAGRPDALSAQCPPGQQCLEKAPGQCLQPPCAAWGACSAEEPALPSTPCQPRSGHLDNNCARLTLRFNRDQVPQGTTVGTVCSGIRALPATRAAARDRLLVLLCDRPPSEASAVEVALSFSPARDVPDSTLIQSAAHAIVAAITQRGNSSLLLAVTEVKVETVVVGRSSTGLLVTVLCGVFSVLCLACVVVCVWWMRKRRKERERSRLPREEGPNNQWAPLNPIRNPIERPGGPGGPKDALFPCKNFTPPPRRVGEALPGPAGAGEDEEDEEPGRGEDESPEAEKFLAHKFTKDPGRSPGRPARWASGPKVDNRTLGGVSAARRAGRE; the protein is encoded by the exons ATGGGCTATTTCGAGCTGCAGCTGAGCGCGCTGCGGAACGCCAACGGGGAGCTGCTGAGCGGCGCCTGCTGCGACGGCGGCGGCCGGACGACGCGCGCGGGGGGCTGCGGCCACGACGAGTGCGACACGTACGTGCGCGTGTGCCTCAAGGAGTACCAGGCCAAGGTGACGCCCACGGGGCCCTGCAGCTACGGCCACGGCGCCACGCCCGTGCTGGGCGGCAACTCCTTCTACCTGCCGCCGGCGGGCGCGGCTGGGGACCGGGCGCGAGCGCGGGCCCGGGCCGGCGGCGACCAGGACCCCGGGCTCGTCGTCATCCCGTTCCAGTTCGCCTGGCCG CGCTCCTTCACCCTCATCGTGGAGGCCTGGGATTGGGACAACGATACCACCCCGGATG AGGAGCTGCTGATCGACCGGGTGTCACACGCGGGCATGATCAACCCCGAGGACCGCTGGAAGAGCCTGCACTTCAGCGGCCACGTGGCCCACCTGGAGCTGAAGATCCGCGTGCGCTGTGACGAGAACTACTACAGCCCCACCTGCAACAAGTTCTGCCGGCCCCGCAACGACTTCTTCGGTCACTACACCTGTGACCAGTATGGCAACAAGGCGTGCATGGACGGCTGGATGGGCAAGGAGTGCAAGGAGG CCGTGTGTAAACAGGGATGCAACCTGCTCCACGGGGGGTGCTCCGTGCCCGGGGAGTGCAG GTGTAGCTACGGCTGGCAGGGCAGGTTCTGTGACGAGTGCGTCCCGTACCCCGGCTGCGTGCACGGCAGCTGCGTGGAGCCCTGGCAGTGCACCTGTGAGACCAACTGGGGCGGCCTGCTGTGCAACAAAG ACCTGAACTACTGTGGCAGCCACCACCCCTGCGCCAACGGGGGCACGTGCATCAACGCGGAGCCTGACCAGTACCGCTGCGCCTGCCCTGACGGCTACTCGGGCAAGAACTGTGAGCGGG CCGAGCATGCCTGCGCCTCCAACCCGTGTGCCAACGGGGGCTCCTGCCACGAGGTGCCCTCGGGCTTCGAGTGCCACTGCCCGTCGGGCTGGAGCGGGCCCACCTGTGCGCTGG ACATTGACGAGTGTGCCTCCAACCCGTGTGCGGCGGGGGGCACGTGCGTGGACCAGGTGGACGGCTTTGAGTGCGTGTGTCCGGAGCAGTGGGTGGGGGCCACCTGCCAGCTGG ACGCCAATGAGTGTGAAGGGAAGCCGTGCCTTAATGCTTTTTCTTGCAAAAACCTGATTGGTGGCTATTACTGTGATTGCCTCCCGGGCTGGAAGGGCGCCAACTGCCACATCA ACGTCGACGACTGTCGGGGCCAGTGTCAGCACGGCGGCACTTGCAAG GACCTGGTGAATGGCTACCAGTGCGTGTGTCCACGGGGCTTCGGGGGCCGGCACTGCGAGCACCAGCTGGATGAGTGTGCCAGCAGCCCCTGCCACGGGGGCCTCTGTGAGGACCTGGTCGATGGTTTCCGCTGTCACTGCCCCCAGGGCTTCTCAGGGCCGCTCTGCGAG GTGGACATCGACTTATGCGAGCCAAGCCCCTGCCAGAACGGGGCCCAGTGCTACAACCTGGAGGGGGACTACTACTGCGCCTGCCCGGATGACATGGGCGGCAAGAATTGCTCTGAGCCTCGGGCGCCCTGTCCTGGCGGGGCCTGCAGGG TGGTCGATGGCTGCGGGTTTGAGGCAGGGACCAGGGTGGCTGGCATGGGCCCCTCTGGCGTGTGCGGCCCCCACGGACACTGCATCAGCCAGCCCGGGGGCAACTTCTCTTGTGTCTGCGACAGCGGCTTCACGGGCACCTACTGCCACGAGA ACATCGACGACTGCCTGGGCCAGCCGTGCCGCAACGGGGGCACCTGCATCGACGAGGTGGACGCCTTCCGCTGCTTCTGCCCCAGTGGCTGGGAGGGCGAGCTCTGTGACACCA ATCCCAACGACTGCCTCCCCGATCCCTGCCACAGCCGCGGTCGCTGCTTCGACCTGGTCAACGACTTCTACTGCATGTGCGACGATGGCTGGAAGGGCAAGACCTGCCACTCGC GTGAGTTCCAGTGTGACGCCTACACCTGCAGCAACGGCGGCACGTGCTACGACAGCGGGGACACCTTCCGCTGTGCCTGCCCCCCGGGCTGGAAGGGCAGCACCTGCACTGTCG CCAAGAACAGCAGCTGCTTGCCCAACCCCTGTGTGAATGGGGGTACCTGCGTGGGCAGTGGGGACTCCTTCTCCTGCATCTGCCGGGACGGCTGGGAGGGCCGCACCTGCACCCATA ATACCAACGATTGCAACCCCCTGCCCTg CTACAACGGTGGTGTCTGCGTGGATGGCGTCAACTGGTTCCGCTGCGAGTGTGCGCCTGGCTTTGCGGGTCCCGACTGCCGCATCA ACATTGACGAGTGCCAGTCCTCACCCTGTGCCTACGGGGCCACGTGTGTGGATGAAATCAATGGCTACCGCTGCAGCTGCCCACCTGGCCGATCCGGCCTGCGGTGCCAGGAGG TGATCGTGTTCGGGAGGTCCTGCTGGTCGCAGGGCGTGCCCTTCCCTCACGGGAGCTCGTGGGTGGAGGACTGCAACAGCTGCCGCTGCCTGGACGGCCACCGAGACTGCAGCAAG GTGTGGTGCGGCCAGAAGCCCTGCCTGCTGGCTGGCCGGCCGGATGCCCTGAGCGCCCAGTGCCCGCCGGGGCAGCAGTGCCTGGAGAAGGCCCCAGGCCAGTGTCTGCAGCCACCCTGCGCGGCCTGGGGGGCATGTAGTGCGGAGGAGCCCGCGCTGCCCAGCACCCCATGCCAGCCGCGCTCCGGCCACCTGGACAACAACTGTGCCCGCCTCACCCTGCGTTTCAACCGTGATCAGGTGCCTCAG GGCACCACCGTGGGCACCGTCTGCTCTGGCATCCGTGCTCTGCCAGCCACAAGGGCCGCGGCCCGGGACCGCCTGCTTGTCCTGCTCTGCGACCGGCCGCCCTCGGAGGCCAGCGCGGTGGAGGTGGCCTTG TCCTTCAGCCCGGCCCGAGACGTGCCGGACAGCACCCTGATCCAGAGTGCGGCACACGCCATCGTGGCCGCCATCACGCAGCGGGGGAACAGCTCGCTGCTGCTGGCCGTCACGGAGGTGAAGGTGGAGACGGTCGTTGTGGGCAGGTCCTCCACAG GTCTGCTGGTGACGGTGCTGTGCGGCGTGTTCAGCGTGCTGTGTCTGGCGTGCGTGGTCGTCTGCGTGTGGTGGATGCGTAAGCGCAGGAAAGAGCGGGAGAGGAGCCGGCTGCCGCGGGAGGAGGGCCCCAACAACCAGTGGGCCCCGCTCAACCCCATCCGCAACCCCATCGAGCGGCCGGGTGGCCCCGGCGGCCCCAAGGACGCTCTGTTCCCCTGCAAGAACTTCACGCCACCCCCGCGCAGGGTGGGTGAGGCGCTGCCCGGGCCGGCGGGGGCCGGCGAGGACGAGGAAGATGAGGAGCCGGGCCGTGGGGAGGACGAGTCCCCCGAGGCCGAGAAGTTCCTCGCGCACAAGTTCACCAAAGACCCCGGCCGTTCGCCCGGGCGGCCGGCCCGCTGGGCCTCAGGCCCCAAGGTGGACAACCGCACGCTTGGGGGCGTGAGTGCTGCCCGCCGCGCCGGCCGGGAGTAG